The Pyrodictium delaneyi genome contains a region encoding:
- a CDS encoding class I SAM-dependent methyltransferase, whose protein sequence is MAGEHLMYTVLAEYYDYIYARYLEQVPSIIDAVEELFRRHARGAVRRVLDLACGTGSPTLELARRGYSVTGVDLHGEVLKVARRKAEREGLRVELVQADMRELDLPRRDYDAATVFFSSIQYVGSYGELVGVLERIRAHLRPGGVLVFDAMNPLAVDASRQVVWDAPGPRGEHLFMVDYRDVDPFKQVMRFKRLIMVLDGRGGARTYLVDDEVYLYTPNEYRLALREAGFREAHLYQGYGDVNGEPNPRRIVAVATA, encoded by the coding sequence TTGGCCGGGGAGCACTTGATGTACACGGTTCTCGCGGAGTACTACGACTACATTTACGCCCGCTACCTCGAGCAGGTGCCGTCAATCATAGACGCTGTAGAGGAGCTGTTCCGGAGGCACGCCCGGGGCGCGGTTAGGAGGGTTCTCGACCTCGCCTGTGGCACGGGCAGTCCCACGCTCGAGCTCGCGAGGAGGGGCTACAGTGTAACCGGGGTGGACCTCCACGGCGAGGTCCTGAAGGTTGCCCGGCGGAAGGCGGAGAGGGAGGGGCTGAGGGTCGAGCTAGTCCAGGCCGATATGCGGGAGCTGGATCTGCCACGTAGGGACTACGATGCTGCTACGGTGTTCTTCTCTAGCATCCAGTACGTGGGCTCCTACGGCGAGCTGGTCGGTGTCCTGGAGAGGATTAGGGCTCACCTGAGGCCTGGAGGAGTCCTAGTCTTCGATGCTATGAATCCTCTGGCGGTGGACGCTTCTAGGCAGGTTGTGTGGGACGCGCCTGGCCCCAGGGGCGAGCACCTATTCATGGTGGACTACAGGGATGTTGACCCGTTCAAGCAGGTGATGAGGTTCAAGCGCCTCATAATGGTCCTGGACGGCAGGGGAGGAGCGAGAACGTATCTCGTTGACGACGAGGTGTACCTCTACACGCCTAACGAGTACCGGCTAGCCCTACGGGAGGCAGGGTTCCGTGAAGCCCACCTCTACCAGGGATACGGCGATGTAAACGGAGAACCCAACCCCAGGAGGATAGTGGCTGTCGCCACAGCCTAG
- a CDS encoding sulfurtransferase TusA family protein, with the protein MAQQGEVVDLRGKICPEPYVRAMKLLEQAPKGSVLRIVMDSWRRVIMLVSAVKALGMKVDVAKHDEKSFLITIEKSVEEKKEKS; encoded by the coding sequence GTGGCGCAGCAGGGCGAAGTCGTGGACCTACGTGGCAAGATATGCCCGGAGCCCTACGTACGGGCCATGAAGCTCCTAGAGCAGGCTCCGAAGGGCTCGGTGCTAAGGATAGTAATGGACTCCTGGCGCCGCGTGATAATGCTTGTCTCAGCCGTTAAAGCGCTTGGTATGAAGGTGGATGTAGCTAAGCATGACGAGAAGAGCTTTCTAATAACGATAGAGAAGAGCGTTGAGGAGAAGAAGGAGAAGAGCTAG
- the hemA gene encoding glutamyl-tRNA reductase — MGIGGYQSIPGQASAWWSQRCLCKLRGEPLVVPVARTLDELILITINHRSAPLKVVGKLENLVEQAYERLYPYTDELVILATCNRFEVYALESPRLLIEAESLLGDAAKYAVVLRGLDAARHLFRVAAGLESAILGENEILGQVAKAYESARSRGYAGKYMSLLFHYAVKTGKLVRSKTMISYGNVGAPGAAVHAAEKVLGSYDGRRVLVVGAGEAGSIIATLIRQKSSSARLMVVNRTYERAERLAKKVSGEAYSLDKLPELLEYADVVFVAVTVDKPLLTRDLLERMKHGALVVDVSNPSAVELPVPSHLGYIGLQGLEKVIQKTLERRRQEVPKAERIVEEQLALFRKAWMRRAADEAIAVMMEYAGRVVEEELQELHGRLRGLGVDGAALTATGDFAQSLVKKLLRPMIVYAHRAAVNGQAHVLEEIVEQFRREIEKRVTNRPERDSPPRNRLRCPP; from the coding sequence ATGGGGATAGGTGGTTATCAATCTATACCCGGACAAGCCTCCGCATGGTGGAGCCAGCGCTGTCTCTGTAAGCTCCGCGGAGAGCCGCTGGTGGTACCCGTGGCAAGGACTCTTGACGAACTAATACTGATAACCATCAACCACCGTAGTGCACCGCTCAAAGTAGTTGGGAAGCTTGAAAATCTCGTAGAGCAAGCCTATGAGCGCCTCTACCCCTATACCGATGAACTCGTCATCCTTGCTACGTGTAACCGTTTCGAGGTTTACGCGCTTGAATCGCCCCGGCTCCTAATCGAGGCGGAGAGCCTACTAGGCGACGCCGCGAAGTACGCTGTCGTCCTCCGGGGGCTCGACGCGGCTCGTCACCTATTCCGTGTCGCTGCCGGCCTCGAGTCAGCTATCCTCGGAGAGAACGAGATCCTCGGCCAGGTGGCGAAGGCCTACGAGTCCGCTAGGAGCCGGGGCTATGCGGGCAAATACATGTCCCTCCTCTTCCACTACGCCGTTAAGACTGGTAAGCTAGTACGTAGCAAGACCATGATATCCTACGGCAACGTGGGCGCGCCCGGAGCAGCCGTGCATGCCGCCGAGAAGGTTCTCGGGAGCTACGATGGGAGAAGAGTCCTAGTCGTAGGCGCGGGTGAAGCTGGCTCAATAATAGCCACCCTGATTCGGCAAAAGAGCAGCAGCGCCCGACTAATGGTAGTCAACCGTACCTATGAGAGAGCAGAGAGGCTGGCAAAGAAGGTAAGCGGGGAGGCCTACAGTCTCGACAAGCTACCAGAGCTCCTAGAGTATGCCGACGTCGTCTTTGTCGCTGTTACTGTGGATAAGCCTCTACTCACCCGGGATCTGCTAGAGAGGATGAAGCACGGTGCACTGGTAGTAGACGTCTCAAACCCCTCGGCTGTGGAGCTACCGGTGCCCAGCCACCTCGGCTACATAGGGCTCCAGGGCCTCGAGAAGGTGATACAAAAGACCCTGGAGCGTCGCCGCCAGGAGGTCCCAAAGGCGGAGAGGATAGTAGAGGAGCAGCTCGCCCTCTTCCGGAAGGCCTGGATGAGGAGGGCCGCTGACGAGGCCATAGCGGTTATGATGGAGTATGCGGGCCGCGTCGTGGAGGAGGAGCTCCAGGAGCTACACGGCAGGCTACGGGGCTTGGGCGTCGACGGCGCCGCGCTGACGGCCACGGGGGACTTCGCCCAGAGCCTGGTCAAGAAGCTGCTACGCCCCATGATAGTCTACGCTCACCGCGCCGCAGTGAACGGGCAGGCTCACGTGCTCGAGGAGATTGTGGAGCAGTTCCGCCGCGAGATAGAGAAGAGGGTCACCAACCGTCCCGAGCGCGACTCGCCGCCCAGGAACCGGCTACGCTGCCCGCCTTAG
- a CDS encoding DUF998 domain-containing protein: MASLSCRLVAVLSAAVIVLPWLVIAFSWSLNPWFDPLRGAFSDLGSPRAHLPWVFNLGMIVSGLLVMLLGLTVYRVSVLRLEAAGAALLSEAGVFLALVGMFPEGTKPHSFVAAWFFLQLYTSYVVLGMALYRRGLEKRGRALALIGVLAPLLAVLVEYTMGWPSIAVLETYAVLAADAGAAVLAAAYRCTVV; the protein is encoded by the coding sequence ATGGCGAGTCTGTCTTGCAGGCTTGTAGCTGTACTCTCTGCAGCTGTCATAGTGCTGCCGTGGCTGGTGATAGCCTTCTCGTGGAGCCTTAACCCGTGGTTTGACCCGCTACGGGGCGCCTTTAGCGACCTCGGCTCCCCCAGGGCGCATCTCCCCTGGGTGTTCAACCTGGGTATGATAGTTTCCGGGCTTCTGGTGATGCTACTGGGCCTCACAGTCTATCGTGTCTCGGTGTTGAGGCTTGAGGCGGCTGGAGCAGCTCTCCTATCGGAGGCGGGAGTCTTCCTGGCTCTTGTAGGCATGTTCCCTGAGGGAACTAAGCCCCACAGCTTCGTAGCAGCGTGGTTCTTTCTCCAGCTATACACGTCCTACGTAGTGCTGGGTATGGCGCTATACCGGAGGGGGCTGGAGAAGCGTGGCCGGGCTCTGGCGCTGATAGGCGTGCTAGCGCCCCTTCTCGCAGTGTTAGTCGAGTACACTATGGGGTGGCCTTCCATAGCAGTTCTCGAGACTTATGCAGTACTCGCTGCTGATGCTGGTGCAGCAGTTCTGGCAGCGGCTTACCGGTGCACGGTTGTATAG
- a CDS encoding PIN domain-containing protein, translating to MARRKGEGGSEEAIVLDTNTVIAGLLRNGFTRRLILLVSRTRPTYYPQVLLEEVEEHLEELASRTHVDPESLRDAVRLLLSDARRISTEEIQGYLHEATRYVRDLDDAFFVASALLLRERYPRVILLSWNLRNYDLDSLARLQIEVLTPPRYAREIARQEQ from the coding sequence GTGGCTCGAAGAAAGGGTGAGGGAGGGTCTGAGGAAGCGATTGTCCTCGATACTAACACAGTCATAGCCGGGCTCCTACGGAACGGGTTCACGCGGAGGCTCATACTCCTAGTCTCCAGGACAAGGCCAACATACTATCCGCAGGTCCTGCTAGAAGAAGTAGAGGAGCACCTAGAGGAGCTAGCCAGTAGAACCCACGTAGACCCTGAGAGCCTCCGCGACGCTGTAAGACTCCTCCTATCAGACGCTAGGCGGATAAGCACCGAGGAGATACAAGGGTACCTACACGAGGCAACAAGGTACGTTAGAGACCTCGACGACGCCTTCTTCGTCGCATCAGCCCTTCTCCTCCGGGAGCGCTACCCGAGGGTCATACTGCTCTCGTGGAACCTCAGGAACTACGACCTAGACAGCCTAGCCAGGCTCCAGATAGAGGTTCTCACACCACCACGCTACGCCCGGGAAATAGCCAGGCAGGAACAGTAG